From Paraburkholderia sabiae, a single genomic window includes:
- the lpxA gene encoding acyl-ACP--UDP-N-acetylglucosamine O-acyltransferase produces the protein MSRIHPTAIIESGAQLDESVEIGPYAIVGANVTIGARTTVGSHSVIEGHTTIGEDNRIGHYASVGGRPQDMKYRDEPTKLVVGNRNTIREFTTIHTGTVQDKGITTLGDDNWIMAYVHIGHDCQIGSNVILSSNAQMAGHVLIGDHAIVGGMSGVHQFVRIGAHSMLGGASALVQDIPPFVIAAGNKAEPHGINVEGLRRRGFSPDAISALRSAYRLLYKNGLSLEEAKVQLRELATAGGDGDEPVRALVEFVEQSQRGIIR, from the coding sequence ATGAGCAGGATTCATCCCACTGCGATCATCGAGTCGGGCGCGCAGCTCGACGAATCGGTCGAAATCGGACCGTACGCCATCGTCGGCGCGAACGTCACCATCGGGGCGCGCACGACGGTCGGTTCGCATAGCGTGATCGAAGGCCACACGACGATCGGCGAAGACAACCGCATCGGCCATTACGCGTCGGTCGGCGGTCGTCCGCAGGACATGAAGTACCGCGACGAGCCGACGAAGCTCGTCGTCGGCAATCGCAACACGATCCGCGAATTCACGACGATCCACACGGGCACCGTGCAGGACAAGGGCATCACCACGCTCGGCGACGACAACTGGATCATGGCCTACGTGCATATCGGCCATGACTGTCAGATCGGCAGCAACGTCATTCTGTCGAGCAACGCGCAGATGGCGGGCCACGTGCTGATCGGCGATCATGCGATCGTCGGCGGCATGTCGGGCGTGCACCAGTTCGTGCGCATCGGCGCGCATTCGATGCTGGGCGGCGCGTCGGCGCTCGTGCAGGACATTCCGCCGTTCGTGATCGCGGCGGGCAACAAGGCGGAGCCGCACGGCATCAACGTCGAAGGGCTGCGTCGCCGCGGCTTCTCGCCGGATGCCATCTCGGCGCTGCGTTCGGCCTATCGTCTGCTGTACAAGAACGGCCTGTCGCTCGAAGAAGCGAAGGTGCAGTTGCGCGAACTCGCGACGGCCGGCGGTGACGGCGACGAGCCCGT
- the lpxD gene encoding UDP-3-O-(3-hydroxymyristoyl)glucosamine N-acyltransferase, which yields MAFTLEEIVQRFGGEIVGDRAHRVGNLAPLDQAGPDQLAFLANPKYLAQVETTRAGAVLINAADLAKLASPAGRNFIVTPNPYAYFARLAQAFIDMATPKAKPGVHPSATVDPSAKVAATAVIGPNATVEAGVSIGDNVRLDANVFVGRGTTIAAGVHLYPNVAVYHGCKIGERVIVHAGAVIGSDGFGFAPDFVGEGDSRTGSWVKIPQVGGVSIGPDVEIGANTTIDRGAMADTVIEECVKIDNLVQIGHNCKIGAYTVIAGCAGIAGSTTIGRHCMIGGAVGIAGHVTLADYVIITAKSGVSKSLLKPGIYTSAFPAVDHADWNKSAALMRNLDKLRDRIKALEAAVASASGDKA from the coding sequence ATGGCATTCACGCTCGAGGAGATCGTCCAGCGGTTCGGCGGAGAGATCGTCGGTGATCGCGCGCACCGCGTGGGTAATCTGGCGCCGCTCGATCAGGCTGGCCCCGATCAACTGGCGTTTCTCGCCAACCCGAAGTACCTGGCGCAAGTCGAAACGACGCGCGCGGGCGCTGTGCTGATCAATGCAGCCGATCTCGCGAAGCTCGCGTCGCCCGCCGGCCGTAATTTCATCGTCACGCCGAATCCCTACGCGTACTTCGCGCGCCTCGCGCAGGCTTTCATCGATATGGCCACGCCGAAGGCGAAGCCGGGCGTGCATCCCAGCGCGACCGTCGATCCGTCCGCGAAGGTTGCTGCAACGGCCGTGATCGGCCCGAACGCGACGGTCGAAGCGGGCGTATCGATCGGCGACAACGTGCGGCTCGACGCGAATGTGTTCGTCGGGCGCGGCACGACGATCGCGGCAGGCGTGCATCTGTACCCGAACGTCGCTGTGTATCACGGCTGCAAGATCGGCGAACGTGTGATCGTCCACGCGGGCGCGGTGATCGGCTCGGACGGCTTCGGCTTTGCGCCTGACTTCGTCGGCGAAGGCGATTCGCGCACGGGCAGCTGGGTGAAGATTCCGCAAGTCGGCGGCGTGTCGATCGGACCTGACGTCGAAATCGGCGCAAATACCACGATCGACCGCGGCGCGATGGCCGATACTGTCATCGAAGAATGCGTGAAGATCGATAACCTCGTGCAGATCGGCCACAACTGCAAGATCGGCGCCTACACGGTGATCGCAGGTTGCGCGGGCATCGCGGGCAGCACGACGATCGGCCGCCACTGCATGATCGGCGGCGCGGTCGGCATTGCCGGCCACGTAACGCTGGCCGACTACGTGATCATCACGGCGAAGTCGGGCGTATCGAAATCGCTGTTGAAACCCGGCATCTACACGAGCGCATTCCCGGCCGTGGACCATGCCGACTGGAACAAGAGCGCGGCGTTGATGCGCAATCTCGACAAGTTGCGAGATCGCATCAAGGCGCTCGAAGCGGCAGTCGCCAGCGCCTCCGGAGACAAGGCGTAA
- the fabZ gene encoding 3-hydroxyacyl-ACP dehydratase FabZ, whose amino-acid sequence MSTEKINLDIHKILTLLPHRYPILLVDRVLELEPHKSIKALKNVSINEPYFMGHFPKRPVMPGVLILEALAQTAALLTFAEEPHDPDNTLYLFVGIDNARFKRVVEPGDQLILNVTFERHMRGIWKFKARAEVDGQVAAEADLMCAVRQTDSE is encoded by the coding sequence ATGAGCACCGAAAAAATCAACCTCGACATTCACAAGATTCTCACGCTGTTGCCGCATCGCTACCCGATCCTGCTCGTCGATCGGGTGCTCGAACTCGAGCCGCACAAGAGCATCAAAGCGCTGAAGAATGTGTCGATCAACGAACCGTACTTCATGGGTCACTTCCCGAAGCGCCCCGTCATGCCGGGCGTGCTGATTCTGGAAGCGCTCGCACAGACGGCTGCGCTGCTGACGTTCGCGGAAGAGCCGCACGACCCCGACAACACGCTGTACCTGTTCGTCGGCATCGACAATGCACGTTTCAAGCGCGTCGTCGAACCGGGCGACCAGCTGATCCTGAACGTCACGTTCGAGCGCCACATGCGCGGCATCTGGAAGTTCAAGGCGCGCGCCGAAGTGGACGGCCAGGTTGCAGCCGAAGCCGACCTGATGTGCGCCGTGCGCCAGACGGACAGCGAATAA
- a CDS encoding OmpH family outer membrane protein yields the protein MALAMTLGVGAANAAQAQEARIAAVNSDRILRESSLAKAAQTKLEAEFAKRDKDLQDMAQRLKSMSDSLDKNGASLAPADRAQKQRDLSQLDTDFQRKQREFREDLNQRRNEELASVLDRANKVIKQIAEQQHYDLIVQEAVYVSPRIDITDQVLKALASSGN from the coding sequence ATGGCTCTGGCCATGACGCTCGGCGTGGGCGCCGCAAACGCGGCGCAGGCGCAGGAAGCGCGAATCGCCGCGGTGAATTCGGATCGCATCCTGCGTGAGTCGTCGCTGGCGAAAGCGGCGCAGACCAAGCTCGAAGCGGAGTTCGCGAAGCGCGACAAGGACCTGCAGGATATGGCGCAGCGTCTGAAGTCGATGTCCGACTCGCTCGACAAGAACGGCGCGTCGCTCGCGCCCGCCGACCGCGCGCAGAAGCAGCGCGATCTGTCGCAGCTCGACACCGACTTTCAGCGCAAGCAGCGCGAATTCCGCGAAGACCTGAACCAGCGCCGTAACGAAGAACTGGCGTCCGTGCTTGATCGCGCGAACAAGGTGATCAAGCAGATCGCCGAGCAGCAGCACTACGATCTGATCGTGCAGGAAGCGGTCTACGTCAGCCCGCGCATCGACATCACCGATCAGGTGCTGAAGGCGTTGGCATCGAGCGGCAATTGA